The proteins below are encoded in one region of Thermococcus celericrescens:
- a CDS encoding S-layer protein: protein MKVKKIAALAVGAAMVGATIGIASAQPTVPEIPKDFFVEDGQPNVKIVVGSQGAALDVSSAADIAVALGTMLYTTEDVKVKDASVVVKKDTAYDPDDIPVFDNTYTGDYEVDDDIGNQAYWWNGSFDADGNPIFSETFDNSAWSDGIYSDGWPITVYGAVEWKDGNNNNYWKDPNDQWHSATDVKIHYTVNIGKVTLKQINEDDVDFTDIDDFDDFTLIVDDVVANVTFKLNAYEKTLWDPVLGATGTTYTVSDTTPSYYSLYEAGVIEGVEAGDTIDLFGKTVKVLDIGSDYIEYGNDWGETYIDAGATKPFGDYSIKVLDIDVNQEKALLEVSGPAGSEKITLNTDDNPTETLFNGGIRVTLKDTFIGIGGTTSVKVEVQTDISYIEDGDEFIPGWIAHLGISGGKLNWFALTNKEELEGKEVKLFDTYVMDYKADIMKKKNPSDDKTYAAMSAWVVIDPLKAEYTTETLSAGDELEGWTIDEITATADPA from the coding sequence ATGAAAGTGAAGAAGATCGCGGCCCTTGCTGTTGGTGCCGCCATGGTTGGAGCAACTATCGGCATCGCCAGCGCTCAGCCGACCGTCCCGGAAATACCGAAGGACTTCTTCGTTGAGGACGGACAGCCCAACGTTAAAATCGTCGTTGGAAGCCAGGGTGCTGCTCTTGACGTTTCAAGCGCCGCTGACATAGCTGTCGCTCTTGGTACCATGCTTTACACCACTGAGGACGTTAAGGTTAAGGACGCCAGCGTCGTCGTCAAGAAGGACACCGCCTACGACCCGGACGACATCCCGGTGTTCGACAACACTTACACCGGTGACTACGAGGTTGATGACGACATCGGAAACCAGGCCTACTGGTGGAACGGCAGCTTTGACGCCGACGGCAACCCGATATTCAGCGAGACCTTCGACAACTCCGCCTGGAGCGATGGAATCTACAGCGACGGTTGGCCCATAACAGTTTATGGAGCTGTTGAGTGGAAGGACGGCAACAACAACAACTACTGGAAGGACCCGAATGACCAGTGGCACAGCGCCACCGACGTCAAGATTCACTACACGGTTAACATCGGGAAGGTTACCCTCAAGCAGATCAACGAGGACGATGTGGACTTCACCGACATCGACGACTTCGACGACTTCACCCTCATAGTGGACGACGTCGTCGCCAACGTGACCTTCAAGCTCAACGCATACGAGAAGACCCTCTGGGACCCGGTCCTCGGGGCCACCGGCACCACCTACACCGTGAGTGACACCACCCCAAGCTACTACAGCCTCTATGAGGCGGGCGTCATAGAGGGCGTTGAGGCCGGAGACACCATCGACCTCTTCGGCAAGACCGTCAAGGTCCTCGACATCGGAAGCGACTACATCGAGTACGGTAACGACTGGGGCGAGACCTACATCGACGCCGGCGCCACCAAGCCCTTCGGCGACTACAGCATCAAGGTCCTTGACATAGACGTCAACCAGGAGAAGGCCCTCCTCGAGGTCTCCGGCCCGGCCGGAAGCGAGAAGATTACCCTCAACACCGACGACAACCCCACCGAGACCCTATTCAACGGAGGCATAAGGGTCACCCTCAAGGACACCTTCATCGGTATCGGCGGAACCACCAGCGTCAAGGTTGAGGTCCAGACCGACATCAGCTACATCGAGGACGGCGACGAGTTCATACCGGGATGGATCGCCCACCTCGGCATCAGCGGAGGCAAGCTCAACTGGTTCGCCCTCACCAACAAGGAGGAGCTCGAGGGCAAGGAGGTCAAGCTCTTCGACACCTACGTCATGGACTACAAGGCCGACATCATGAAGAAGAAGAACCCCTCCGATGACAAGACCTACGCCGCCATGAGCGCTTGGGTCGTCATCGACCCGCTCAAGGCGGAGTACACCACCGAGACCCTCAGCGCCGGTGACGAGCTCGAGGGATGGACCATCGACGAGATAACCGCCACCGCTGACCCGGCCCA
- the amrS gene encoding AmmeMemoRadiSam system radical SAM enzyme: MREAMYWEPLEGGRVRCRLCPLNCIINDGQRGSCKVRKNINGKLYTFNYGKVSSIAADPVEKKPLFHFWPGSCALSISTVGCNMHCKHCQNWEISQAGENFPYLHDVTPEGIVALARKYDCESIAYTYNEPVIWYEFVLDTAKLAKEAGIYNLLITNGYINEEPFRELAPYIDAMNIDIKAFDDAFYMKIAGVPGGEPSRRTAEIAKKEFGIHVELTYLIISKLNDKEEELRTFARWVVENLGDDTPVHFSRFFPHYKMIHLPPTPVETVEMAYRIAREEGLKFVYIGNVPGHDGETTYCPKCGKPLIVRWGFKITEYNLTHDGKCKYCGEPISVVGAYQKKRYDRMWW, translated from the coding sequence ATGCGTGAAGCCATGTACTGGGAGCCGCTCGAGGGCGGAAGGGTGAGGTGCAGACTGTGCCCCCTCAACTGCATAATAAACGATGGCCAGCGCGGCTCCTGCAAGGTGAGGAAGAACATCAACGGAAAGCTCTACACGTTCAACTACGGCAAGGTCTCATCCATAGCGGCGGACCCTGTTGAGAAGAAGCCCCTCTTCCACTTCTGGCCCGGCTCCTGTGCGCTCTCGATAAGCACAGTCGGTTGCAACATGCACTGCAAGCACTGCCAGAACTGGGAGATAAGCCAGGCCGGCGAGAACTTCCCGTACCTCCACGATGTGACCCCCGAGGGAATAGTGGCCCTGGCAAGAAAATACGACTGTGAGAGCATAGCCTACACGTACAACGAGCCCGTGATATGGTATGAGTTCGTTCTCGATACGGCCAAGCTTGCTAAGGAGGCCGGTATATACAACCTCCTCATAACCAACGGCTACATAAACGAGGAGCCGTTCAGGGAGCTGGCACCGTACATAGACGCCATGAACATCGACATCAAGGCGTTCGATGACGCCTTCTACATGAAGATAGCCGGCGTTCCGGGCGGCGAGCCGAGCAGGAGAACCGCGGAGATAGCCAAAAAGGAGTTCGGAATCCACGTCGAGCTGACATATCTCATAATATCAAAGCTCAACGACAAAGAGGAGGAGCTCAGAACCTTCGCCAGATGGGTGGTCGAGAACCTCGGGGACGACACGCCGGTTCATTTCTCCCGCTTCTTCCCGCACTACAAGATGATCCACCTCCCTCCAACGCCGGTCGAAACGGTTGAAATGGCCTACCGCATTGCCCGGGAGGAGGGGTTGAAATTCGTCTACATCGGTAACGTACCCGGGCACGATGGGGAAACCACATACTGCCCCAAGTGCGGCAAACCTTTAATAGTCCGCTGGGGATTCAAAATCACCGAGTACAACCTAACCCACGATGGGAAGTGTAAGTACTGCGGCGAACCGATCTCCGTTGTGGGGGCATACCAAAAAAAGCGATATGATAGGATGTGGTGGTGA
- a CDS encoding polysaccharide deacetylase family protein, translated as MLISITFDVEHDCPPYLTTTRGMEDGLPKLLDLMAEKKVRATFFFTAEMARRFPELVKRVIDEGHELGSHNYNHERLDRLTRAEGERAIVKSLNVLREFGEVLSFRAPNLQFPDYYYDILERNGILVDSSKATYKGYRRGVRFFGDVLEVPASTTSSVIRLPWRVQKLIHARLKEPRVYFAHPWEFVPMQREKIRWDCKFNTGDKAVELLGRLIDYYKSRNAKFLTMRDYYEVCQKLKRK; from the coding sequence ATGCTCATTTCAATAACGTTTGACGTTGAACACGACTGTCCTCCGTACCTCACGACGACGAGAGGCATGGAGGACGGGCTTCCGAAGCTGCTGGATTTGATGGCGGAGAAAAAAGTGAGGGCAACGTTCTTCTTCACGGCGGAGATGGCCAGGCGCTTTCCGGAGCTTGTTAAACGGGTCATAGACGAAGGACACGAGCTGGGAAGCCACAACTACAACCACGAGCGGCTGGACAGACTCACCAGAGCCGAGGGTGAAAGGGCCATCGTGAAGTCCCTGAATGTGCTGAGGGAGTTCGGGGAGGTCCTCTCGTTCCGCGCGCCTAATCTGCAGTTTCCGGATTACTATTATGACATACTGGAAAGGAACGGCATCCTGGTGGACTCTTCGAAGGCGACCTACAAGGGCTACCGGAGGGGCGTGAGGTTTTTCGGTGATGTTCTTGAAGTCCCAGCATCTACCACGAGCTCGGTCATAAGACTGCCCTGGAGGGTGCAGAAGCTCATCCATGCCCGCCTGAAGGAGCCCCGTGTTTACTTCGCCCACCCCTGGGAGTTCGTTCCCATGCAGAGGGAAAAAATCCGGTGGGACTGCAAGTTCAACACTGGAGACAAGGCCGTTGAACTGCTCGGAAGGCTTATCGACTATTACAAGAGCCGGAATGCGAAGTTCCTGACGATGCGTGATTACTACGAAGTATGCCAAAAACTTAAACGGAAGTGA
- a CDS encoding glycosyltransferase family 4 protein yields MESLKIAIASDWFYPKIGGIESHIDELARNLVLMGHEPYVLTHDYRYMKPYIDSFPYHVVRFSATLYFRKYHSSVGFLQFWRINEFYKKAEFDITHVHSIYSPLAVAVSKISRGIRNVPVVATNHSFYGRPSLDFLIGPLIRHHLKRIDTFVAVSTPVAEDTRNLLENKLNGRPVVVVPNGIDVRKWRPPEPEEREKARRDIGVRDEVVVLYLGRMTERKQAHRIPVMMREALKRSGIPKSKVKLIMVGNGPMRPVLERNLRETGIGEITELYDFMERGRLLPLYWAADLVLMPGILEAFPVVGLEAMATGNPVIGRNESGLSDMVVPGITGLLAVSEEGMADNLARVFEEPELLVGMGVAARERARREFSWEVVLKRLLRVYRTTIEMGSEVDRLYLTYKLMRRLG; encoded by the coding sequence ATGGAAAGCCTTAAAATCGCAATAGCAAGCGACTGGTTCTATCCGAAGATAGGGGGAATAGAATCACACATCGATGAACTCGCCCGCAACCTCGTTCTCATGGGGCACGAACCCTACGTCCTGACCCACGACTACAGGTACATGAAGCCGTACATTGACAGCTTTCCCTATCACGTTGTCAGGTTTTCCGCGACGCTTTACTTCCGCAAATACCACTCCAGCGTGGGATTTTTGCAGTTCTGGAGGATAAACGAGTTCTACAAGAAAGCGGAATTCGACATAACCCACGTCCACAGCATATACTCGCCCCTGGCCGTTGCCGTGTCAAAGATATCGAGGGGAATCAGGAACGTCCCGGTGGTCGCCACCAACCACTCCTTCTACGGCAGACCCTCCCTGGACTTCCTGATTGGCCCACTCATCAGACACCACCTCAAGCGGATAGACACCTTCGTGGCCGTCAGCACCCCCGTCGCCGAGGACACCAGGAACCTGCTGGAGAACAAGCTCAACGGGCGTCCGGTCGTCGTGGTTCCCAACGGGATAGACGTCAGGAAATGGCGTCCCCCAGAACCAGAGGAGAGGGAGAAGGCCAGAAGGGACATAGGGGTGAGGGATGAGGTAGTCGTGCTTTACCTCGGGAGGATGACCGAGCGCAAGCAGGCCCACAGGATACCTGTGATGATGAGGGAGGCGCTGAAGCGGAGCGGAATTCCGAAAAGCAAGGTGAAGCTCATAATGGTAGGAAACGGCCCTATGCGCCCTGTGCTGGAGAGAAACCTCAGGGAAACCGGCATCGGGGAGATAACCGAACTGTACGACTTCATGGAGAGGGGAAGGCTTCTCCCGCTGTACTGGGCGGCAGACCTGGTTCTCATGCCCGGCATCCTCGAGGCATTTCCCGTCGTGGGGCTTGAGGCGATGGCCACGGGAAATCCCGTCATCGGCCGGAACGAGAGCGGGCTGTCTGACATGGTAGTTCCGGGCATCACGGGCCTGCTTGCCGTGAGTGAAGAGGGGATGGCGGACAACCTCGCCAGGGTTTTCGAGGAACCGGAACTCCTTGTGGGAATGGGAGTGGCTGCCAGAGAGCGGGCCAGGAGGGAGTTCTCATGGGAGGTCGTGCTCAAGAGACTCCTTCGGGTTTACAGGACGACGATTGAAATGGGCTCAGAGGTGGACAGGCTGTACCTCACCTACAAGCTGATGAGGAGGCTGGGATGA
- a CDS encoding lysylphosphatidylglycerol synthase transmembrane domain-containing protein — translation MLGSLTTSAQQYFSVVVSASLKYLILAFLTYYVSVVLYGIRWKLVLRGVGRDAPLHELVKAILASIFMNNVTPMSRSGGELLRMAWVSKKANIPTGVSAVSIVYERILETIPIFALFLVGMMYFSSGEPIPFVILGIAGVVLIWIKWGAFVRLSLRVFRTPVTDEEMRKITALRSMHSLNMAAVLLSSTVWLLDVVRLKLIALAFGLNLAWSFIAVISIANLLFGLVAFTPGGVGIIEGGLVGTLTYFGIPMALAVSITLLERFVSYVASSLVGLAVLLTSGGVEIWKALKSQ, via the coding sequence ATGCTGGGGAGCCTTACCACGTCGGCACAGCAGTATTTTTCAGTGGTCGTTAGCGCGTCCCTCAAGTACCTCATCCTAGCCTTTCTCACGTACTACGTGAGCGTCGTTCTCTACGGCATCCGCTGGAAGCTCGTTCTGAGGGGCGTCGGCAGGGACGCCCCCCTGCATGAACTCGTCAAGGCAATACTCGCCTCGATTTTCATGAACAACGTTACCCCAATGAGCAGGAGCGGGGGAGAACTGCTCAGAATGGCGTGGGTTTCCAAAAAGGCCAACATCCCCACGGGAGTTTCCGCGGTTAGCATAGTCTACGAGCGCATACTGGAGACCATCCCCATATTCGCCCTGTTCCTCGTGGGCATGATGTACTTCTCATCCGGGGAGCCCATTCCCTTCGTGATCCTCGGCATAGCAGGGGTAGTTCTGATATGGATCAAGTGGGGCGCCTTCGTGAGGCTCTCGCTCCGCGTCTTCCGAACCCCCGTGACGGATGAGGAGATGCGAAAGATAACCGCACTCCGGAGCATGCACAGCCTCAACATGGCTGCAGTCCTGCTCAGCTCCACCGTCTGGCTCCTCGACGTCGTCAGGCTGAAACTCATAGCCCTCGCCTTTGGTCTCAACCTGGCGTGGAGCTTCATAGCGGTGATTTCAATCGCGAACCTCCTCTTCGGCCTCGTCGCCTTCACCCCGGGAGGTGTGGGCATAATCGAGGGCGGCTTAGTGGGGACACTCACCTACTTCGGAATCCCCATGGCGCTCGCGGTTTCGATAACCCTCCTGGAGCGCTTTGTCTCGTACGTCGCCAGCAGTCTAGTGGGACTAGCAGTTCTCCTGACGTCCGGAGGGGTTGAAATATGGAAAGCCTTAAAATCGCAATAG
- a CDS encoding thiamine-phosphate kinase yields the protein MEREIIELFRRYLKLQGDLPLGDDAGAIMLGDEWLVATNDMLVRKTDVPDIMTPEQVGFKAVTMNVSDVAAMGARPVGFLFSLGVPRNIEMDYLEGVAEGIEKALEFYGVPVLSADTNEADDLIIDGIALGRTKRLLTRSGARPGDLVCITGDIGRSLAGLLVWRRALDVPKKIREPLYEKLLEPRARVPEGIELSELANAAIDVSDGPSKELHLLAHMSGVRIGIEAQKLPIREEVRAVAEALGLDPIEMALASGEEFELIFTIPENLLDECPVRCTVIGRVLKGVGVYITIDGKRQEMPVLGWEHLNREVKGTYREMFR from the coding sequence GTGGAGAGGGAGATAATCGAGCTCTTCAGAAGGTACCTCAAGCTCCAGGGAGACCTGCCTCTGGGGGACGATGCCGGGGCGATCATGCTCGGTGACGAATGGTTGGTCGCCACCAACGACATGCTCGTGAGAAAAACGGACGTTCCAGATATAATGACACCCGAACAGGTGGGCTTCAAGGCCGTCACCATGAACGTGAGCGACGTCGCGGCTATGGGAGCGAGACCGGTGGGGTTTCTCTTCTCACTGGGCGTTCCGCGGAATATTGAGATGGATTACCTCGAAGGCGTTGCGGAAGGGATAGAAAAGGCCCTCGAGTTCTACGGGGTTCCCGTTCTCAGCGCCGATACGAACGAGGCGGACGATTTGATAATAGACGGAATCGCCCTTGGGAGAACGAAGAGACTTCTAACCCGGAGCGGGGCGAGGCCGGGTGACCTGGTTTGCATTACCGGCGACATCGGCAGGTCCCTGGCGGGGCTCCTCGTGTGGAGGCGCGCCCTCGACGTGCCGAAAAAGATAAGGGAACCCCTCTATGAGAAGCTCCTCGAACCGAGGGCCAGGGTCCCCGAGGGAATTGAACTGAGCGAGCTTGCGAACGCGGCCATCGACGTAAGCGACGGCCCGAGCAAGGAGCTGCACCTCCTGGCCCATATGAGCGGGGTGAGGATAGGGATCGAGGCCCAAAAACTGCCGATCAGGGAGGAGGTTAGGGCAGTAGCCGAGGCCCTGGGGCTGGACCCGATTGAGATGGCCCTCGCGAGCGGGGAGGAGTTCGAGCTGATCTTCACCATCCCGGAAAACCTACTGGACGAATGTCCCGTGCGATGCACCGTCATCGGAAGGGTTCTCAAAGGAGTCGGGGTTTACATTACCATCGACGGAAAAAGACAGGAGATGCCCGTTCTCGGCTGGGAACACCTTAACCGGGAAGTAAAAGGGACGTATAGAGAGATGTTCCGATAA
- the galT gene encoding galactose-1-phosphate uridylyltransferase — MRELRYNPLTGQWIMVSAVRKKRPWRPRNFCPFCPGGEETGYGWEVLLLPNRFPMLSFDAPRPEQEVFYRRARALGQCSVIVETPEHDLRDLDELSLEAMVRVVELWKNVTAELKKNPRVAYLSIFRNKGEEIGVSLTHPHGQLYATPFIPLKVRLKIENSRRYFKRTGECLFCRILREELESERAIYENESFAIFLPFFASWPFEVHVYPKRHVQWLTQLTEEELADLADALRVATGTLNTVLGRGMPYTMMLYQAPFKGTYGFYHLHVGFYPILRENGKIKYAAGIEMGTWDFTYDGVPEENAEKLKEACRKATKRTGARGRCFT; from the coding sequence ATGCGGGAGCTGAGGTACAATCCCCTGACCGGTCAGTGGATCATGGTCTCGGCGGTGAGGAAGAAACGCCCATGGAGGCCGCGGAACTTCTGCCCCTTCTGCCCTGGTGGCGAGGAGACCGGTTACGGCTGGGAGGTTCTTCTGCTCCCTAACAGGTTTCCGATGCTCTCCTTCGATGCACCCCGGCCTGAACAAGAAGTGTTCTACCGGAGGGCAAGGGCGCTCGGCCAGTGCAGCGTGATCGTCGAAACGCCGGAGCACGACCTCAGAGACCTCGACGAGCTTTCCCTCGAGGCTATGGTTCGAGTTGTTGAATTATGGAAAAACGTAACCGCAGAACTGAAGAAAAATCCCCGCGTTGCCTACCTCTCGATCTTTCGGAACAAGGGGGAGGAGATAGGTGTTAGCCTAACCCACCCCCACGGCCAGCTCTACGCGACTCCATTCATACCGCTCAAGGTTCGTCTCAAAATCGAGAACTCGAGGAGATACTTCAAGCGCACCGGCGAGTGCCTCTTCTGCAGGATTCTACGCGAGGAGCTGGAAAGTGAGAGGGCGATATACGAGAACGAAAGCTTCGCCATCTTCCTGCCCTTCTTCGCGAGCTGGCCCTTTGAGGTTCACGTCTATCCGAAGAGGCACGTTCAGTGGCTCACCCAGCTGACGGAGGAAGAGCTCGCGGACCTGGCCGACGCCCTCCGCGTTGCAACGGGAACCCTCAACACCGTTCTGGGGAGGGGAATGCCCTACACGATGATGCTCTACCAGGCGCCGTTCAAAGGAACCTACGGCTTCTACCACCTCCACGTCGGGTTCTACCCAATCCTGCGGGAGAACGGCAAAATCAAGTACGCCGCCGGGATAGAGATGGGGACGTGGGACTTCACCTACGACGGCGTCCCCGAGGAGAATGCAGAAAAGCTGAAAGAAGCCTGCAGAAAGGCGACAAAAAGAACAGGCGCGAGGGGCAGGTGCTTCACTTAG
- a CDS encoding TIGR00375 family protein, with protein sequence MQVDADLHIHSRYSKAVSKAMTIPNLAENARFKGLGVVGTGDILNPKWEEELLRYTEKVDEGTYERNGIRFLLTAEVEDSRRVHHVLIFPSISTVREMRKELKGYSQDIDTEGRPRVNLSAAEIADIANELGILIGPAHAFTPWTALYKEYNSLKEAYQGAKVHFLELGLSADSEMADRIKAHHSLTYLSNSDAHSPMPHRLGREFNRFEVRDATFEETRKAILKRGGRKIVLNAGLDPRLGKYHLTACSRCYRKYSPEEAMVFKWKCPKCGGRIKKGVHDRILELADTEERPKDRPPYLRLAPLAEIIAMVIGKGVETKAVRVIWERFLKEFGSEIRVLVDVPLEGLAEVHEEVAKAVWAYREGKLIVIPGGGGKYGEIRLPEEIRKASIAELESLEVEVPKEEYRPKQTSLMKFLRGAPK encoded by the coding sequence ATGCAGGTTGATGCCGACCTTCACATACACTCGCGCTACTCCAAGGCGGTCTCAAAAGCCATGACTATTCCCAATCTCGCCGAGAACGCAAGATTCAAGGGTCTCGGGGTAGTCGGAACGGGCGATATACTCAACCCGAAGTGGGAGGAGGAACTGTTAAGGTACACTGAAAAAGTGGACGAGGGAACCTACGAGAGAAACGGAATCCGCTTCCTCCTCACGGCCGAGGTGGAGGACAGCAGAAGGGTGCACCACGTCCTGATCTTTCCGAGCATCTCCACCGTCCGGGAGATGAGGAAGGAGCTGAAGGGGTACTCACAGGACATAGACACCGAAGGAAGGCCGAGGGTTAACCTTTCCGCGGCAGAGATAGCGGATATTGCCAACGAGTTGGGAATCCTAATCGGGCCTGCACACGCCTTTACTCCCTGGACTGCCCTCTACAAGGAATACAACAGCCTCAAGGAAGCCTACCAGGGGGCAAAGGTGCATTTTCTTGAGCTCGGCCTCTCGGCGGATTCGGAAATGGCGGACAGGATAAAAGCCCACCACTCTCTGACCTACCTCAGCAACAGCGACGCCCATTCCCCGATGCCCCACCGCCTCGGAAGGGAGTTCAACCGCTTTGAAGTGAGGGACGCAACCTTCGAGGAGACACGGAAGGCCATTCTGAAGCGCGGGGGGAGAAAAATCGTCCTCAACGCCGGTCTTGACCCCAGGCTGGGCAAGTACCACCTGACTGCCTGCTCCCGCTGCTACAGGAAGTATTCCCCGGAGGAGGCGATGGTATTCAAGTGGAAGTGCCCGAAGTGCGGCGGCAGAATAAAAAAGGGTGTTCACGACAGAATCCTCGAGCTGGCCGACACGGAGGAGAGACCAAAGGACAGGCCGCCCTATCTCCGCCTAGCTCCCCTCGCTGAGATAATCGCGATGGTTATAGGCAAGGGGGTGGAGACGAAGGCAGTGCGCGTAATCTGGGAGCGCTTTTTGAAGGAGTTCGGGAGCGAGATAAGGGTTCTCGTGGATGTCCCGCTGGAGGGCCTGGCGGAGGTCCACGAGGAGGTTGCAAAAGCCGTCTGGGCCTACAGGGAGGGCAAGCTCATAGTGATCCCCGGCGGCGGAGGAAAATACGGCGAGATAAGATTGCCAGAGGAGATAAGGAAGGCGAGCATAGCGGAGCTGGAGAGCCTTGAGGTCGAAGTTCCAAAGGAGGAATACCGGCCGAAGCAGACGAGCCTCATGAAGTTCCTCCGGGGAGCCCCTAAGTGA
- a CDS encoding cation:proton antiporter, with amino-acid sequence MESVTWLLFALGLSLILAKIGDSIIERYELPGVLGELLMGMILGNLVYFGIVAPQYLPIVSGEAFTTDMTVVANFLAKLGIIFLLFLGALDADLEQLKKTGLTATVSTVLGVFVPLVIGWFALMEMGYPSREAFAGGVLLTATSIGLTIRVMMDLGVLKSEVGAASLSASVMDDFLGIALVIFAVGSGGLLELSVKIVAFFILTGVIWWFLVDYYIKFAERLHVEKGILGVVLGMMFLFAALAEGWFAAAIEGAFMMGLVLSKLPEGKRLMEDVKAIGYGLLIPFFFVHTGAMLNLTVFENANALILAAVLTAVAVFGKVAGRGLGAWITAWGRGRDFLFTKKNLWMSLQMGIGSVPRTEVALVDLMVAIHGGAISPEHAPEFIAATLIFITVSVLITPPLLKWAFREEIETTRAQKASAKVKRIESTKKRIKELKGSG; translated from the coding sequence ATGGAGAGCGTGACGTGGCTGCTCTTCGCCCTTGGACTCTCGCTAATCCTCGCGAAGATAGGAGACAGTATCATCGAGCGCTACGAGCTCCCGGGAGTCCTCGGAGAGCTGCTGATGGGAATGATACTCGGAAACCTGGTCTACTTCGGCATAGTCGCGCCCCAGTACCTCCCGATAGTCAGCGGTGAGGCATTCACCACCGACATGACGGTGGTGGCCAACTTCCTCGCCAAGCTGGGCATAATATTCCTCCTGTTTCTCGGTGCCCTCGATGCAGACCTCGAACAGCTCAAGAAGACGGGCCTCACGGCCACCGTCTCGACGGTTCTCGGTGTCTTCGTTCCACTCGTGATCGGCTGGTTCGCCCTCATGGAGATGGGGTACCCGAGCAGGGAGGCCTTTGCCGGCGGTGTTCTCCTCACCGCAACCAGCATCGGCCTGACCATCAGGGTGATGATGGATCTGGGGGTTCTCAAAAGCGAGGTTGGAGCAGCTTCTCTGAGCGCGAGCGTTATGGACGACTTTCTGGGCATAGCCCTCGTCATCTTTGCCGTCGGAAGCGGCGGCCTTCTGGAGCTCTCGGTTAAAATCGTGGCGTTCTTCATTCTGACCGGGGTCATCTGGTGGTTCCTCGTCGATTATTACATAAAGTTCGCCGAGAGGCTTCACGTGGAGAAGGGAATCCTCGGAGTGGTTCTCGGAATGATGTTCCTCTTCGCGGCCCTGGCGGAGGGCTGGTTCGCCGCGGCCATCGAGGGTGCGTTCATGATGGGCCTCGTCCTCTCGAAACTCCCCGAAGGAAAGCGCCTCATGGAGGACGTGAAGGCCATCGGCTACGGCCTGCTGATACCGTTCTTCTTCGTCCACACGGGAGCGATGCTCAACCTCACCGTTTTCGAAAACGCCAACGCCCTGATCCTCGCCGCCGTCCTAACTGCTGTCGCAGTCTTTGGAAAGGTGGCAGGAAGGGGGCTGGGAGCGTGGATAACCGCCTGGGGACGCGGAAGGGATTTCCTCTTCACAAAGAAGAACCTCTGGATGTCGCTCCAGATGGGAATCGGTTCGGTTCCAAGGACGGAGGTTGCACTCGTTGACCTGATGGTGGCAATCCACGGCGGCGCGATAAGCCCGGAGCATGCCCCGGAGTTCATAGCGGCGACCCTGATATTCATAACGGTCTCCGTGCTGATAACCCCGCCGCTCCTCAAATGGGCGTTCAGGGAGGAGATAGAGACAACGAGGGCACAGAAGGCCAGCGCAAAGGTCAAGAGGATAGAGAGCACGAAGAAGAGGATAAAAGAACTGAAGGGCTCTGGGTGA
- a CDS encoding CBS domain-containing protein, protein MEVESALERFHSLKLTDIMPRFETMPVVTADSDLLSVLKILRTRHHVWVVDSRENMKLVGVIRYRDVIDVLLPPEAHKFKLGMTSKTMRSMLGGATKAEDVAERHVLTVEEDATVLDALMKMRKYKIQVLAVVKDGKLVGEVSLRILIDELLRLLRVGGAQWRA, encoded by the coding sequence ATGGAAGTCGAGTCCGCCCTTGAGAGATTCCACTCACTCAAGCTGACCGACATAATGCCGAGATTCGAAACGATGCCCGTGGTAACGGCCGACTCCGACCTCCTCAGCGTCCTCAAGATACTCAGAACCAGACACCACGTGTGGGTGGTTGACAGCAGGGAGAACATGAAGCTAGTGGGGGTCATCAGGTACAGGGACGTCATAGACGTCCTTCTGCCGCCGGAGGCCCACAAGTTCAAGCTGGGGATGACGAGCAAAACCATGCGCTCGATGCTCGGTGGCGCCACAAAGGCGGAGGACGTTGCCGAGAGACACGTGCTGACGGTGGAGGAAGACGCAACGGTTCTCGACGCACTGATGAAGATGCGCAAATACAAGATTCAGGTGCTGGCGGTCGTAAAGGACGGCAAGCTGGTGGGCGAGGTGAGCCTCCGCATACTGATAGACGAGCTACTCAGACTGCTGCGGGTGGGTGGTGCCCAATGGAGAGCGTGA